Proteins co-encoded in one Enterobacter sp. R4-368 genomic window:
- the plsC gene encoding 1-acylglycerol-3-phosphate O-acyltransferase: protein MLFIFRVIIVVIYSILVCVFGSLYCLFSPRNPKHVATFGHMFGRLAPVFGLKVETRLPAGAEKFGNAIYIANHQSNYDMVTASSIVLPPTVTVGKKSLLWVPFFGQLYWLTGNLLIDRDNRAKAHGTIAEVVKQIQKRNISIWMFPEGTRSRGRGLLPFKTGAFHAAIAAGVPIIPVCVSNNANKVNLNRLRNGLVIVEMLPPVDVSQFGKDQVRQLATHCRELMAAKIAELDKEVAEREATGRV, encoded by the coding sequence ATGCTATTCATTTTTCGCGTCATTATTGTCGTCATCTACTCCATTCTGGTGTGCGTATTCGGCTCTCTCTATTGTTTATTCAGTCCGCGTAATCCTAAACACGTTGCTACCTTCGGCCATATGTTCGGTCGCCTTGCGCCGGTCTTTGGTCTGAAAGTCGAAACCCGTCTGCCGGCAGGCGCGGAAAAGTTTGGCAACGCTATCTATATTGCTAACCACCAGAGCAACTACGATATGGTGACCGCCTCCAGTATTGTGCTGCCGCCAACGGTCACTGTCGGTAAGAAAAGCCTGCTCTGGGTGCCGTTCTTCGGGCAGCTTTACTGGCTGACTGGCAACCTGCTCATCGATCGCGATAACCGCGCAAAAGCGCACGGCACCATTGCCGAAGTGGTGAAACAGATCCAGAAACGCAATATTTCCATCTGGATGTTCCCGGAAGGCACCCGCAGCCGCGGTCGCGGTTTACTGCCGTTTAAAACCGGCGCGTTTCATGCGGCGATTGCCGCCGGTGTTCCAATCATTCCGGTGTGTGTTTCCAACAACGCAAACAAAGTTAACCTTAACCGCCTGCGCAACGGGCTGGTGATTGTCGAGATGCTGCCGCCGGTTGATGTTTCGCAATTTGGTAAAGATCAGGTACGCCAGCTGGCGACGCACTGTCGCGAACTGATGGCGGCAAAAATTGCAGAGCTCGATAAAGAAGTTGCAGAACGCGAAGCAACCGGCCGGGTTTAA
- the parC gene encoding DNA topoisomerase IV subunit A, whose protein sequence is MSDMAERLALHEFTENAYLNYSMYVIMDRALPFIGDGLKPVQRRIVYAMSELGLNASAKFKKSARTVGDVLGKYHPHGDSACYEAMVLMAQPFSYRYPLVDGQGNWGAPDDPKSFAAMRYTESRLSKYAELLLSELGQGTVDWVPNFDGTMQEPKMLPARLPNILLNGTTGIAVGMATDIPPHNLREVANAAITLIEQPKTTLDELLDIVQGPDYPTEAEIITSRAEIRKIYQNGRGSVRMRAVWKKEDGAVVITALPHQVSGARVLEQIASQMRNKKLPMVDDLRDESDHENPTRLVIVPRSNRVDMEQVMNHLFATTDLEKSYRINLNMIGLDGRPAVKNLLEILTEWLAFRRDTVRRRLNHRLDKVLKRLHILEGLLVAFLNIDEVIEIIRTEDEPKPALMSRFGLSETQAEAILELKLRHLAKLEEMKIRGEQDDLAKERDQLQAILASERKMNNLLKKELQADADAFGDDRRSPLHEREEAKAMNEHDMQPSEPVTIVLSQMGWVRSAKGHDIDAQGLSYKAGDSWKSSVKGKSNQPVVFIDTTGRSYAIDPITLPSARGQGEPLTGKLTLPPGATVEHMMMSNEDQKLLMASDAGYGFVCTFNDLVARNRAGKTLISLPENAKVMPPLEIENDSDMLLAITAAGRMLMFPVNELPQLSKGKGNKIIGIPSADAATGADNLAHLYLLPPQSTLTIHVGKRKIKLRPEELQKVQGERGRRGTLMRGLQKIDRVEIDAPSRPGAGDSEE, encoded by the coding sequence ATGAGCGATATGGCAGAGCGCCTTGCGCTGCATGAATTTACGGAAAACGCATACCTGAACTACTCCATGTACGTCATCATGGATCGTGCGTTGCCGTTTATCGGTGATGGCCTGAAACCCGTTCAGCGTCGCATCGTTTACGCAATGTCAGAACTGGGGCTGAACGCCAGCGCGAAGTTCAAAAAATCCGCCCGTACCGTGGGTGACGTGCTGGGTAAATACCATCCGCACGGCGACAGCGCCTGCTATGAAGCGATGGTGCTGATGGCGCAGCCGTTCTCCTACCGTTACCCGCTGGTCGATGGCCAGGGCAACTGGGGGGCGCCGGACGATCCGAAGTCCTTCGCGGCGATGCGTTACACCGAATCCCGTCTCTCCAAATACGCCGAGCTGCTGCTGAGCGAACTGGGACAAGGCACCGTTGACTGGGTGCCGAACTTCGACGGCACGATGCAGGAGCCGAAAATGCTGCCTGCCCGCCTGCCGAATATCCTGCTCAACGGTACCACCGGTATTGCCGTGGGGATGGCGACGGATATTCCGCCGCATAACCTGCGTGAAGTAGCCAACGCGGCGATTACCCTGATCGAACAACCGAAAACCACGCTCGATGAGCTGCTGGATATCGTGCAGGGCCCGGACTACCCAACCGAAGCGGAAATCATCACCTCCCGCGCTGAGATTCGCAAAATCTACCAGAACGGTCGCGGTTCGGTGCGTATGCGCGCGGTGTGGAAAAAAGAGGATGGCGCAGTGGTCATTACTGCGCTGCCGCACCAGGTTTCCGGCGCGCGCGTACTGGAGCAGATCGCCAGCCAGATGCGCAATAAAAAGCTGCCGATGGTCGACGATCTGCGTGACGAATCGGATCATGAAAACCCGACGCGTCTGGTGATTGTGCCGCGCTCCAACCGCGTGGATATGGAACAGGTGATGAACCACCTGTTCGCCACCACCGATCTGGAAAAAAGCTACCGCATCAACCTGAACATGATCGGCCTGGATGGCCGCCCGGCGGTGAAAAACCTGCTGGAGATCCTCACCGAGTGGCTGGCGTTTCGCCGTGATACCGTGCGCCGCCGCCTGAATCACCGGCTGGATAAAGTGCTCAAGCGCCTGCATATCCTCGAAGGTTTGCTGGTGGCGTTTCTCAATATCGACGAAGTGATCGAAATCATCCGTACGGAAGATGAGCCGAAACCGGCGCTGATGTCGCGCTTTGGTCTCAGCGAAACGCAGGCGGAAGCGATCCTTGAGTTAAAACTGCGCCACCTCGCCAAACTGGAAGAGATGAAGATCCGCGGCGAGCAGGACGATCTTGCAAAAGAGCGCGATCAATTGCAGGCGATCCTGGCCTCTGAGCGCAAGATGAACAACCTGCTGAAAAAAGAGCTGCAAGCCGATGCCGACGCATTTGGCGACGATCGTCGTTCACCGCTGCACGAGCGCGAAGAAGCGAAAGCGATGAACGAGCACGATATGCAACCGTCTGAACCGGTGACCATTGTGCTGTCGCAAATGGGCTGGGTGCGCAGCGCCAAAGGCCACGACATTGACGCGCAGGGGCTGAGCTACAAAGCGGGCGATAGCTGGAAGTCTTCTGTGAAAGGCAAGAGCAACCAGCCGGTGGTGTTTATTGATACCACCGGGCGCAGCTACGCCATCGACCCGATTACGCTGCCTTCCGCACGCGGCCAGGGCGAGCCGTTAACCGGTAAGCTGACGCTGCCGCCGGGGGCGACCGTTGAGCATATGATGATGAGCAACGAGGACCAAAAACTGCTGATGGCGTCCGATGCGGGTTATGGCTTCGTTTGTACCTTCAACGACTTAGTGGCGCGTAACCGTGCCGGTAAGACGCTGATCAGCCTGCCGGAAAACGCCAAAGTGATGCCGCCGCTGGAGATCGAGAACGACAGCGACATGCTGCTGGCGATTACTGCGGCGGGCCGCATGTTGATGTTCCCGGTCAACGAGCTGCCGCAGTTGTCGAAAGGTAAAGGCAACAAGATTATCGGTATCCCTTCCGCTGATGCGGCGACAGGGGCAGATAATCTTGCGCATCTCTATTTGCTGCCGCCACAAAGCACGCTGACCATCCACGTGGGCAAACGTAAAATCAAACTGCGTCCGGAAGAGCTGCAAAAAGTGCAGGGCGAGCGCGGACGTCGCGGTACGCTGATGCGCGGCCTGCAAAAAATTGATCGCGTCGAGATTGACGCGCCTTCCCGCCCGGGTGCGGGCGACAGCGAAGAGTAA
- a CDS encoding YgiW/YdeI family stress tolerance OB fold protein, with amino-acid sequence MKKIAALVAVLTLCSAPVFAANTGGFTGPGATSQSGGFTGPNGSKATVESAKSLRDDAWVTLRGNIVERISDDTYLFKDSTGTINIDINHKRWNGVTVGPQDTVEIQGEVDKDWNSVEIDVKEIRKVTQ; translated from the coding sequence ATGAAAAAGATTGCTGCACTTGTCGCTGTTCTCACACTCTGTTCCGCACCCGTTTTCGCGGCGAATACGGGCGGTTTCACCGGGCCGGGCGCAACCTCGCAGAGCGGCGGTTTTACCGGGCCGAACGGCAGCAAAGCCACTGTTGAAAGCGCGAAATCACTGCGCGACGACGCCTGGGTGACGCTGCGCGGTAATATTGTCGAGCGCATCTCTGATGATACCTACCTGTTTAAAGATTCGACTGGCACCATCAATATCGATATCAACCACAAGCGCTGGAACGGCGTGACCGTTGGGCCACAAGATACGGTAGAGATCCAGGGCGAAGTCGATAAAGACTGGAATTCGGTAGAAATAGATGTCAAAGAGATCCGCAAAGTCACTCAGTAA
- the qseB gene encoding quorum sensing response regulator transcription factor QseB, whose protein sequence is MRILLVEDDTLIGDGLKAGLGKKGFSVDWFTDGKQGKAALFSAPYDAVILDLTLPGIDGLDILRDWREQKRVEPVLILTARDAIDQRVEGLRLGADDYLCKPFALVEVAARLEVLIRRRHGQTHSVLRHGNVTLDPGNLVATLDGETLALKPKEFALLELLLRNAGRVLPRKLIEEKLYTWDDEVTSNAVEVHVHHLRRKLGTAFIRTVHGIGYTLGDA, encoded by the coding sequence ATGCGCATTTTACTGGTGGAAGATGACACGCTCATCGGTGACGGTTTAAAAGCCGGGCTGGGCAAAAAAGGCTTCAGCGTCGACTGGTTTACCGATGGCAAACAAGGCAAGGCCGCCCTGTTTAGCGCGCCTTATGATGCAGTGATCCTCGACTTAACGCTGCCCGGCATCGACGGGCTGGATATTCTGCGCGACTGGCGCGAGCAAAAGCGCGTGGAACCAGTGTTAATCCTCACCGCACGCGATGCCATCGACCAGCGCGTTGAAGGACTGCGGCTGGGCGCAGATGATTATCTGTGCAAACCGTTCGCGCTGGTTGAAGTGGCGGCAAGGCTCGAAGTGCTTATTCGCCGCCGCCACGGGCAGACGCACAGCGTGCTGCGCCATGGCAACGTCACGCTCGATCCCGGTAATCTGGTCGCCACGCTTGACGGCGAAACGCTGGCGCTAAAACCGAAAGAGTTCGCCCTGCTGGAACTGCTGCTGCGTAATGCCGGGCGCGTGCTGCCGCGTAAATTAATCGAAGAGAAACTCTATACCTGGGACGACGAGGTCACCAGCAACGCGGTGGAAGTGCATGTACACCATTTACGCCGCAAGCTCGGTACGGCGTTTATCCGCACCGTTCATGGCATCGGTTATACCCTGGGAGACGCATGA
- the qseC gene encoding quorum sensing histidine kinase QseC — MKLTRPLSLRLRLTMLFLLLSMVAWLSASLVAWQQTRDKLDKLFDTQQTLFAKRLSVMEFEPLKNAAPSLGKKKIKHGHLDDDALAFAIYSTDGNMLLNDGENGKAIPYNYRREGFENGQLRDDDDQWRFLWLTAPNGKFRVVVGQEWDYRHEMALEIITSQLTPWLIALPLMLVLLIVLLSLELRPLKKLAQALRSRAPDRADPLSNEGVPNEVRPLVDALNQLFDRTHRMMQRERRFTSDAAHELRSPLAALKVQTEVAQLSDDDPAAQQKALAQLHVGIDRATRLVDQLLTLSRLDSLDDLDDLQTVSLAELLQSAVMEIYPTAQQAGIDIRLHLNAPAVSRQAQPLLLSLLVRNLLDNALRYSPPGSVVDVTLDDTAFSVSDNGPGIDDEALARIGERFYRPPGQTQTGSGLGLSIVQRIARLHHLRVTFGNHPQGGFIAHVSW; from the coding sequence ATGAAACTGACCCGCCCGCTGAGTTTACGCCTGCGCCTGACGATGCTCTTTTTACTGCTCTCGATGGTCGCCTGGCTCAGCGCCAGTCTCGTTGCCTGGCAACAAACCCGCGATAAACTCGACAAACTGTTTGATACCCAGCAAACGCTATTTGCCAAACGGCTGAGCGTGATGGAGTTTGAGCCGCTGAAAAACGCCGCGCCGTCGCTCGGTAAAAAGAAGATCAAACACGGCCATCTGGATGATGACGCGCTGGCTTTCGCTATCTACTCGACTGACGGCAACATGCTGCTGAACGATGGCGAAAACGGCAAAGCGATCCCCTATAACTACCGAAGGGAAGGGTTTGAGAACGGACAGCTACGTGATGACGACGATCAATGGCGTTTTCTGTGGCTTACTGCGCCGAACGGGAAATTCCGTGTGGTGGTCGGCCAGGAGTGGGATTATCGCCACGAGATGGCGCTAGAGATCATCACCTCGCAGCTTACTCCGTGGCTTATCGCCCTGCCTCTGATGCTGGTGCTGTTAATCGTATTGCTGAGCCTGGAATTGCGGCCGCTGAAAAAACTGGCGCAGGCGCTGCGCTCACGGGCGCCGGATCGTGCCGATCCGCTCAGTAACGAGGGCGTTCCCAATGAAGTGCGCCCGTTGGTGGATGCGCTGAACCAACTCTTTGACCGCACGCACAGAATGATGCAGCGTGAACGCCGCTTTACGTCTGATGCCGCGCATGAGTTACGCAGCCCGCTGGCGGCGCTGAAAGTGCAAACCGAGGTCGCACAGCTTTCCGATGACGATCCCGCCGCACAGCAAAAAGCCCTTGCCCAGTTGCACGTGGGTATCGATCGCGCCACGCGTCTGGTGGATCAATTACTCACCCTTTCGCGGCTCGACTCGCTTGATGATCTCGACGATCTGCAAACGGTTTCTCTGGCGGAGCTACTGCAGTCGGCGGTAATGGAGATTTACCCGACAGCGCAGCAAGCAGGTATCGATATACGCCTGCATCTCAATGCCCCTGCTGTCAGCCGCCAGGCGCAACCGCTTTTGCTTAGCCTGCTGGTGCGTAATCTGCTGGATAATGCTCTTCGCTACAGCCCGCCAGGCAGCGTGGTCGATGTAACGCTGGACGACACCGCCTTTAGCGTTAGCGATAATGGCCCCGGTATTGACGATGAAGCGCTGGCGCGCATTGGCGAGCGTTTTTATCGCCCGCCGGGACAAACGCAAACCGGCAGTGGGCTGGGGTTATCAATTGTGCAACGCATTGCCCGCCTGCATCACCTGCGCGTCACGTTTGGCAATCATCCGCAAGGCGGTTTTATCGCGCACGTGAGCTGGTAG
- a CDS encoding NAD(P)H-dependent oxidoreductase — MSNILIINGAKKFAHSNGQLNDTLTEVAESFLRDAGHDVKTVRTDGDYDIKAEVENFLWADTIIWQMPGWWMGAPWTVKKYMDDVFTEGHGSLYASDGRTRSDASKKYGSGGLIQGKTYMLSLTWNAPMEAFTDKEQFFHGVGVDGVYLPFHKANQFLGMEALPTFIVNDVIKMPDVPRYIAEYRKHLGEIFA; from the coding sequence ATGAGCAATATCTTAATTATCAACGGTGCGAAGAAATTCGCGCACTCTAACGGTCAACTCAATGACACCCTGACCGAGGTCGCGGAAAGTTTTCTGCGCGACGCCGGGCATGATGTTAAAACCGTACGTACCGACGGCGATTACGACATCAAAGCGGAAGTGGAAAACTTCCTGTGGGCCGACACCATTATCTGGCAAATGCCAGGCTGGTGGATGGGCGCGCCGTGGACCGTTAAGAAATATATGGACGATGTGTTTACTGAAGGCCACGGTTCGCTGTATGCCAGCGACGGTCGCACGCGTTCTGACGCTTCGAAAAAATACGGTTCCGGCGGTTTGATTCAGGGCAAAACCTATATGCTGTCGCTGACCTGGAACGCGCCAATGGAAGCATTTACGGATAAAGAGCAGTTCTTCCACGGCGTCGGGGTTGACGGGGTTTATCTGCCATTCCATAAAGCGAACCAGTTCCTTGGCATGGAAGCGCTGCCGACTTTTATCGTTAACGACGTGATTAAAATGCCGGATGTGCCGCGCTATATCGCAGAATATCGCAAGCATCTCGGTGAGATTTTTGCTTAA
- a CDS encoding putative quinol monooxygenase, whose product MLTVIAEIRTRPGQHHRQAVLDEFAKIVPVVLQEAGCHGYAPLVDHVANVSFQATAPDSIMMVEQWESVAHLEAHLQTPHMKAWSEAVKGDVLETHIRILEAGL is encoded by the coding sequence ATGTTGACAGTAATTGCAGAAATCCGTACCCGTCCAGGACAGCATCACCGCCAGGCGGTACTCGATGAGTTCGCGAAGATTGTGCCGGTCGTGTTGCAGGAAGCGGGTTGCCACGGCTACGCGCCGTTGGTCGATCACGTCGCAAATGTGAGTTTCCAGGCGACCGCGCCGGACTCGATCATGATGGTGGAACAGTGGGAAAGCGTGGCGCATCTTGAAGCGCACCTGCAAACACCGCATATGAAAGCGTGGAGCGAAGCGGTAAAAGGCGACGTGCTTGAGACGCATATCCGCATCCTGGAAGCGGGTCTCTAA
- a CDS encoding glycoside hydrolase family 88 protein, which produces MLSKIVEETLRDYPGAPVDAQVFKDELDSARSHTLELIRRHLTEFGERFPAETCVQGYYPLTDNVEWTTSFWTGQLWLAWEMSGDEQFRALAERHVRSFGLRIAGRSDTNTHDLGFLYTLSCVASWRLTGNRDARGFALLAAEALLERFHHKAQIIQAWGDLRDPEQAGRMIIDCNMNLPLLYWATEQTGDRRFADAAQAHVRQAAKYLIREDASTFHTYYMDINTGAPRYGNTQQGYADDSCWSRGQAWGIYGFLLSFIYTGDQTMVALSKRLANYFLNRLPEDAVCHWDLALVGTDALRDSSSAAIAVCGLLELVKHLPVTDPDRERYQQWAMRIMSSLNKHYLAGKNEPTNGLLKHSVYHLASNKGVDECSSWGDYFYVEALMRFSQSWKLYW; this is translated from the coding sequence ATGTTAAGTAAAATCGTTGAGGAAACGTTACGCGATTATCCCGGCGCACCTGTGGATGCGCAGGTCTTTAAAGATGAACTTGATTCGGCGCGTAGCCATACCCTTGAACTGATTCGCCGTCATTTAACGGAATTCGGTGAACGCTTTCCCGCCGAAACCTGCGTGCAGGGTTATTACCCGTTAACCGACAATGTTGAGTGGACTACCAGTTTCTGGACCGGGCAGCTTTGGCTGGCGTGGGAAATGAGTGGTGATGAGCAGTTCCGCGCGCTGGCAGAGCGCCATGTGCGCTCGTTCGGCCTGCGCATTGCCGGGCGCAGCGACACCAACACCCACGATCTCGGTTTCTTATATACGCTTTCGTGCGTGGCAAGCTGGCGGCTGACCGGCAATCGAGATGCGCGCGGTTTCGCCCTGCTGGCGGCAGAAGCGCTGCTGGAACGCTTCCACCACAAAGCGCAGATCATCCAGGCGTGGGGCGATCTGCGCGATCCCGAACAAGCCGGACGGATGATCATCGACTGCAATATGAACCTGCCGTTGCTCTACTGGGCAACTGAACAGACCGGGGATCGGCGCTTTGCCGATGCGGCGCAAGCCCATGTGCGGCAGGCGGCGAAATACCTGATTCGCGAAGATGCCTCCACGTTTCATACGTACTATATGGATATCAACACCGGTGCGCCGCGTTACGGCAATACGCAGCAGGGCTACGCGGATGATTCCTGCTGGTCGCGCGGGCAGGCGTGGGGGATTTACGGTTTTCTGCTGAGCTTTATCTACACCGGCGATCAAACGATGGTAGCGCTGTCGAAACGGCTGGCGAACTACTTTCTAAACCGTTTACCGGAAGATGCGGTGTGCCACTGGGATCTGGCGCTGGTCGGCACCGACGCGCTGCGCGATTCGTCATCGGCGGCGATTGCTGTCTGCGGGCTACTGGAGCTGGTTAAGCATCTGCCCGTTACCGATCCGGACAGAGAACGCTACCAGCAATGGGCAATGCGCATAATGTCATCGCTTAATAAGCACTATCTGGCGGGGAAAAACGAACCGACTAACGGGCTGCTGAAACATTCCGTATATCATCTGGCGAGCAATAAGGGCGTTGATGAGTGTAGTAGCTGGGGGGATTACTTCTATGTGGAAGCGCTGATGCGTTTTTCGCAGAGCTGGAAACTCTACTGGTAA
- a CDS encoding oligosaccharide MFS transporter, with protein sequence MEKIAINNKAEYYKISSFIFLYFFTWSASIGLLAIWLGQKANLSGTFIGTVFAINGIFSVILKPIYGYILDKIGMSKYLLYFVVLMSALMAPFFIYVYQPLLISNTLLGIIVGAIYLSFAWYAGVAACESYTDRYSRLNGMEFGQIRMWGSLGWAVASSFSGLLFNLSPAYNFIMGSVASLIMLAVLLSLKVNVNAANASEVLTKEKIAPADVYALLRNRKFWAFCLYVAGVAWMMFIAEQQFSRYFVTFFDDVHQGNAVFGYLGTVQSGMEFVMYMVIPLFVNFIGAKRGLLIVGLVVGARLIISGLCESHLLISVLKPLYGLEICLLLVSVFKYIAEHFDKRVNATMYLLGYQAMLYVGNVVVSSPAGILYDRIGFENTYIIMGCVALTFTLISLFTLSACQSKWRQHRALDIAGNN encoded by the coding sequence ATGGAAAAGATCGCGATAAATAATAAAGCCGAATATTACAAAATCAGTAGCTTTATCTTTCTCTATTTTTTTACCTGGTCGGCAAGTATCGGCTTACTGGCTATCTGGCTAGGGCAAAAAGCCAATCTTAGCGGCACGTTTATTGGTACGGTATTTGCCATTAACGGGATCTTTTCCGTTATTTTAAAACCGATTTACGGTTACATTCTGGATAAAATCGGCATGAGCAAATATTTGCTCTATTTTGTAGTGCTGATGTCGGCATTAATGGCACCCTTTTTTATCTACGTTTACCAGCCGTTATTAATTTCAAATACCCTGCTGGGCATTATTGTTGGCGCTATCTATTTAAGTTTTGCCTGGTATGCGGGCGTCGCCGCCTGTGAATCTTATACCGACCGCTACAGCCGCTTAAACGGTATGGAGTTTGGTCAAATCAGGATGTGGGGCTCGCTCGGTTGGGCGGTGGCATCCTCGTTCTCCGGCCTGCTGTTTAACCTCTCACCGGCGTATAACTTCATCATGGGATCGGTCGCGTCGCTTATCATGCTGGCGGTGCTGCTGAGCCTGAAAGTCAACGTTAACGCCGCCAACGCCAGCGAGGTGCTGACCAAAGAGAAAATCGCCCCGGCGGATGTCTACGCTCTGCTGCGTAACCGCAAATTCTGGGCATTCTGTCTCTATGTCGCCGGTGTGGCGTGGATGATGTTTATCGCCGAGCAGCAGTTCTCCCGCTATTTCGTCACCTTCTTTGATGATGTTCATCAGGGCAACGCCGTGTTTGGTTATCTGGGTACGGTGCAATCCGGCATGGAATTCGTCATGTATATGGTGATCCCGCTGTTTGTGAATTTCATCGGCGCGAAACGCGGATTATTGATTGTCGGGCTGGTGGTGGGTGCGCGGTTGATTATTTCCGGACTGTGCGAATCGCATCTGCTTATTTCAGTATTAAAACCGTTATACGGTCTTGAGATTTGTCTGCTGCTGGTGTCAGTCTTTAAATATATTGCTGAGCATTTCGATAAACGCGTTAATGCCACCATGTATTTATTAGGCTACCAGGCAATGTTATATGTCGGTAATGTCGTGGTCTCTTCCCCAGCCGGTATTTTGTATGACCGCATCGGTTTTGAAAATACCTATATTATTATGGGCTGCGTGGCACTGACCTTCACATTAATTTCGCTGTTTACGTTATCGGCCTGCCAAAGTAAATGGCGTCAGCATCGCGCACTGGATATCGCGGGAAATAACTAG
- a CDS encoding DUF2264 domain-containing protein, giving the protein MQAAEVKTSNPLSSRDDVVGALKQMLAALDKQFPEGASHFSLGATSAHYSDAIAEMEGLSRALWGLFPLMASGDAEPFSHKYLAAIKRGVDPHSAGYWGATEPYDQRLVEMAAYGLGLALLGGKFTTLMSEADVRNLHQWLNQITDAQMPDSNWNFFAIMVQLGFKRAGLPWDAAAIERRFRMMDAYYLGDGWYSDGPGRPKDYYISMAFHFYGLIYATLNAEDDAARAATLRERATLFAEDFIYMSAAGGESVPFGRSLTYRFAMVAFWSAVAFSGLAVFSPGVVKGIILRHLRWWLQQPIFDRDGILTLGFAYPNLAMCEDYNSPGSPYWALKVFLILALPQSDDFWQAPELPLPALNTQRTMAPAGQIIVHSDRSRHVWMLTAGQLELNNYVNTEAKYTKFAYSSRFGFTIERGRYGIKHAACDSMLLLSDGDNYFRGRRECDDVVVTEQAIFSRWSPWSDVHIASWLIPCGDWHLRVHRIDSARHLQSVEGGFAVLKAPHRNEQGGSLVCAENGVSGIFELLPTAPREADSVVTPPNSSIMFSPCASIPLLRGNIAPGRQWLACAVQAAITEQAFDFVLPQLNIEEQALVIKKPGQKNNIVIAF; this is encoded by the coding sequence ATGCAGGCGGCGGAAGTGAAAACATCAAATCCATTGTCATCCCGCGACGATGTGGTCGGCGCGCTGAAGCAGATGCTGGCGGCGCTGGATAAACAGTTTCCTGAAGGAGCGTCGCATTTCTCGCTGGGAGCCACCAGCGCGCATTACAGCGATGCGATTGCTGAAATGGAAGGGCTGTCCCGTGCGTTGTGGGGGCTGTTTCCGTTAATGGCCAGCGGCGACGCAGAACCGTTCAGCCACAAATATCTGGCAGCGATCAAACGCGGTGTCGATCCACACAGCGCGGGCTACTGGGGCGCAACGGAACCCTACGATCAGCGGCTGGTGGAGATGGCGGCTTATGGTCTGGGGCTGGCGCTGTTGGGCGGTAAATTCACAACGTTGATGAGCGAAGCTGATGTCCGCAATCTGCACCAGTGGCTGAACCAAATCACCGACGCGCAGATGCCCGACAGCAACTGGAATTTTTTCGCCATCATGGTGCAGCTCGGTTTTAAACGCGCCGGATTACCCTGGGATGCCGCAGCCATCGAACGTCGCTTTCGCATGATGGATGCTTACTACCTGGGTGACGGTTGGTATTCCGATGGCCCGGGTCGACCAAAAGATTACTACATCTCGATGGCATTCCATTTTTACGGGCTGATTTACGCCACGCTGAACGCGGAAGACGATGCAGCGCGCGCGGCGACACTCCGCGAGCGGGCAACGCTTTTTGCTGAAGATTTTATCTATATGTCAGCGGCGGGGGGCGAATCCGTGCCTTTTGGCCGCAGCCTGACGTACCGTTTCGCAATGGTCGCTTTCTGGAGCGCGGTTGCCTTTTCCGGGCTGGCGGTGTTTTCTCCTGGCGTGGTGAAAGGGATTATCCTGCGCCATTTGCGCTGGTGGTTACAGCAGCCGATTTTCGATCGCGACGGTATTTTAACGCTCGGTTTCGCCTACCCGAACCTGGCGATGTGTGAAGACTACAATTCGCCGGGCTCACCATACTGGGCGCTGAAAGTTTTCCTGATTCTGGCGCTGCCGCAATCAGACGATTTCTGGCAAGCACCAGAACTGCCGCTACCTGCGCTAAACACGCAGCGCACGATGGCGCCTGCCGGACAGATTATTGTCCACAGCGATCGCTCGCGGCATGTCTGGATGCTCACTGCCGGCCAACTGGAGCTGAACAATTACGTCAATACCGAGGCGAAATACACTAAGTTTGCCTACTCAAGCCGTTTTGGTTTCACCATTGAACGCGGGCGCTACGGAATTAAACACGCCGCTTGCGACTCAATGCTTTTGCTCAGCGACGGGGATAACTATTTTCGTGGTCGCCGCGAGTGTGACGACGTCGTTGTGACAGAACAGGCGATTTTCTCGCGCTGGTCGCCATGGTCAGACGTGCATATCGCAAGCTGGCTTATACCGTGCGGCGACTGGCATCTGCGCGTGCATCGCATTGATTCCGCCCGTCATTTACAAAGCGTGGAGGGTGGATTTGCGGTGCTGAAAGCGCCGCATCGCAACGAGCAGGGCGGTAGCCTGGTGTGCGCGGAAAATGGTGTCAGCGGCATCTTCGAATTACTTCCCACCGCGCCGCGTGAAGCCGACAGCGTAGTCACACCGCCCAACAGTAGCATTATGTTTTCTCCTTGCGCGTCAATCCCGCTGCTGCGTGGAAATATTGCGCCGGGCAGGCAGTGGCTGGCCTGTGCAGTTCAGGCGGCTATTACCGAGCAGGCTTTTGATTTTGTCTTACCGCAGTTGAATATCGAAGAACAGGCGCTGGTGATTAAAAAGCCGGGGCAGAAAAATAATATTGTTATTGCCTTTTAA